In Cystobacter fuscus DSM 2262, one DNA window encodes the following:
- a CDS encoding response regulator, whose protein sequence is MSTHESKRRILVIDDSEAIHLDFRRILQEEPPRSRDELDQLEEALFGATNSRDADADKPAFEVDSAFQGQEGLAKVKEAMAAGRPYEMAFLDYRMPPGWNGAETLRRLRQVAPSLRVVLCSAYSDYSWAQVIQEFGDSHLLRELRKPFNRQAVRHLALSSA, encoded by the coding sequence ATGAGCACGCACGAGAGCAAGCGGCGGATTCTCGTCATCGACGACTCCGAGGCCATCCACCTGGATTTCCGCCGGATCCTGCAGGAAGAGCCACCCCGGAGCCGGGACGAACTCGACCAGTTGGAAGAAGCCCTCTTCGGCGCGACGAACTCGCGCGACGCCGATGCCGACAAGCCGGCGTTCGAGGTGGATTCCGCCTTCCAGGGACAGGAGGGCCTCGCCAAGGTCAAGGAAGCCATGGCGGCCGGCCGCCCCTACGAGATGGCCTTCCTCGACTACCGGATGCCGCCCGGCTGGAATGGCGCCGAGACCCTCCGGCGCCTGCGGCAGGTGGCCCCCTCGCTGCGGGTGGTGCTCTGCTCGGCCTACTCCGACTACTCCTGGGCACAGGTCATCCAGGAGTTCGGTGACTCCCACCTGCTCAGGGAGCTGCGCAAGCCCTTCAACCGCCAGGCGGTGCGCCACCTGGCCCTCAGCAGCGCGTGA
- a CDS encoding multicopper oxidase family protein, producing MEKTNAGHGMHPEHPHQHPHEHPRPHEHSGEVDVRLEVKYAINKIPSVLVDGQAQGIDTVRLRSYNGKLVGPTIEARPGDTLNILLDNQLPMTHAPGAGHEDMSQDINTTNLHVHGLHVSPAGNADNVMLELVPGQQLQYEIKIPRDHPAGTYWYHPHKHGSVAIQVSNGLSGALIIRGDIDEVPAIKAAREKIFVIQQIPYVINDQTKLGQVEPGDTVNGHNVFFPGNWENMKRRFTINGEVEPTLQLRPGEVQRWRFIHAGFRNNLQLKLVRRDPKTGAEEFLPQYLIALDGITTGSIDPLEAVELHPAYRADVLVRATDNQGKALPEGIYWLVDGTQDAQAESRKLARIVVKGPRVMMKLPTDKELAPLAPFKDVQDGEITGQQKAVFELRIDSEPAVGLINGKTFNHMDPPRKLLLGAVEEWEVSSPQHPGDTRYADEGHPFHIHLNPFQCTLKLKGVGGEKEKRVWKDTIFVESGQTMKLRTRYERYVGMFMVHCHILDHEDFGMMETMEIVLPGGMDMHMPDGGGGHGGHVH from the coding sequence ATGGAGAAGACCAATGCGGGACATGGCATGCACCCGGAACACCCGCATCAGCATCCTCACGAGCATCCGCGCCCTCACGAGCATTCGGGAGAGGTGGACGTGCGGTTGGAGGTCAAGTACGCCATCAACAAGATTCCCAGCGTCCTGGTGGATGGGCAGGCCCAGGGAATCGACACGGTCAGGCTGCGCTCCTACAACGGGAAGCTGGTGGGACCCACCATCGAGGCCCGCCCGGGAGACACGCTGAACATCCTCCTGGACAACCAGCTCCCCATGACGCATGCGCCGGGGGCGGGCCACGAAGACATGTCACAGGACATCAACACCACCAACCTCCACGTGCATGGGTTGCACGTCTCGCCCGCCGGAAACGCGGACAACGTGATGCTCGAGCTGGTCCCCGGCCAGCAACTCCAGTACGAGATCAAGATTCCAAGGGATCATCCCGCGGGAACGTACTGGTACCACCCCCACAAGCACGGCTCGGTGGCGATCCAGGTCTCCAACGGCCTGTCCGGTGCCTTGATCATCCGTGGTGACATCGACGAGGTTCCCGCCATCAAGGCGGCCCGGGAGAAGATCTTCGTCATCCAGCAGATTCCCTATGTCATCAACGACCAGACGAAGCTTGGCCAGGTGGAGCCCGGTGACACGGTGAATGGCCATAATGTCTTCTTTCCCGGCAACTGGGAGAACATGAAGCGGCGCTTCACCATCAATGGAGAGGTCGAGCCGACCCTCCAACTGCGGCCGGGCGAGGTCCAGCGCTGGCGGTTCATCCACGCGGGCTTCCGCAACAATCTCCAGCTCAAGCTGGTCAGGCGCGATCCCAAGACGGGCGCCGAGGAGTTCCTGCCCCAATACCTGATCGCGCTGGATGGCATCACGACGGGCAGCATCGATCCGTTGGAGGCGGTTGAACTGCATCCCGCGTACCGTGCGGACGTGCTGGTGCGCGCGACCGACAACCAGGGCAAGGCCTTGCCGGAGGGCATCTACTGGCTCGTGGATGGGACTCAGGACGCCCAGGCCGAGAGCAGGAAGCTGGCCCGCATCGTGGTGAAGGGACCTCGCGTCATGATGAAGTTGCCCACGGACAAGGAGCTGGCGCCCCTGGCTCCCTTCAAGGATGTCCAGGACGGGGAGATCACCGGGCAGCAGAAGGCGGTGTTCGAGCTCCGGATCGACTCGGAGCCTGCCGTGGGGCTGATCAACGGCAAGACTTTCAATCACATGGATCCTCCACGCAAGCTCCTGCTGGGCGCGGTGGAGGAATGGGAGGTCTCGTCCCCCCAGCATCCCGGCGACACCCGCTACGCCGATGAGGGTCATCCCTTCCACATCCACCTCAATCCCTTCCAGTGCACCCTCAAGCTCAAGGGGGTTGGTGGGGAGAAGGAGAAGCGTGTCTGGAAGGATACGATCTTCGTGGAGTCCGGCCAGACCATGAAGTTGCGCACCCGCTACGAGCGCTACGTCGGGATGTTCATGGTCCACTGCCACATCCTGGACCATGAGGACTTCGGGATGATGGAGACGATGGAGATCGTGTTGCCGGGGGGCATGGACATGCACATGCCGGACGGCGGCGGAGGACACGGGGGCCACGTTCACTGA
- a CDS encoding multiheme c-type cytochrome encodes MPSVSFKSVFIAVLLGTAIIVAALLVNSRRPSVETAQPSADLVRATGKCAECHARETSAVVHQFERSRHAERGVNCLDCHKPVEGQEPMEHRGFTMARSLTAKNCAQCHATEYEQFARSRHAGPSWAAVRGTQGFSPEQIELGERFHPGWIKRPAHPVGVLEGEAATVGGCDACHDIGKPNADGSFGTCTECHSRHSSSVALAREPRTCGQCHMGPDHSQIEIFEESKHGVIFTAQRDRFNLNAHPKQLTTVDMPAPTCTTCHMSGLEGLKVTHNPGERLAWFLFAPVSTRRPEGNSGELQMKEVCLKCHAHTQVENFYAIAEKVLLSTNEKVNGAQAVVAALRKEGLLDDKPFNEPIEFVEFDLWHYFGRTAKHGAYMGGADFVQWHGNYELARLRNELDTMAEELRAKGKGGSGPVMPGDARQ; translated from the coding sequence ATGCCCTCGGTGAGCTTCAAGTCCGTGTTCATCGCCGTGCTGTTGGGCACGGCGATCATCGTCGCCGCGCTGTTGGTCAATTCCAGACGCCCCTCGGTGGAGACGGCGCAGCCCAGCGCGGATCTGGTGCGTGCCACGGGCAAGTGCGCCGAGTGCCACGCGCGGGAGACCTCCGCCGTGGTGCACCAGTTCGAGCGCAGCCGCCACGCGGAGCGGGGCGTCAATTGTTTGGACTGCCACAAGCCGGTGGAGGGCCAGGAGCCCATGGAGCACCGTGGCTTCACGATGGCGCGCTCCCTCACCGCGAAGAACTGCGCCCAGTGCCACGCCACCGAATACGAGCAGTTCGCGCGCAGCCGGCACGCGGGGCCCTCCTGGGCGGCGGTGCGGGGAACGCAGGGCTTCTCGCCGGAGCAGATCGAACTGGGCGAGCGCTTCCATCCCGGGTGGATCAAGCGCCCGGCCCACCCCGTGGGAGTGCTGGAAGGAGAGGCGGCGACGGTCGGCGGCTGCGACGCGTGCCACGATATTGGCAAGCCCAACGCGGACGGCTCCTTCGGCACCTGTACCGAGTGCCACTCCCGGCACTCCTCCTCCGTGGCGCTCGCGCGCGAGCCGCGCACCTGCGGCCAGTGCCACATGGGACCGGACCACTCGCAGATCGAGATCTTCGAGGAGTCCAAGCACGGCGTGATCTTCACCGCGCAGCGGGATCGCTTCAACCTGAACGCCCATCCCAAGCAGTTGACGACGGTGGACATGCCCGCGCCCACCTGCACCACCTGTCACATGAGCGGACTGGAGGGCCTGAAGGTGACGCACAACCCGGGCGAGCGTCTGGCCTGGTTCCTCTTCGCGCCCGTCTCCACGCGCCGCCCCGAGGGCAACTCGGGTGAGCTGCAGATGAAGGAGGTGTGCCTGAAGTGCCACGCGCACACCCAGGTGGAGAACTTCTACGCCATCGCGGAGAAGGTGTTGCTGAGCACCAATGAGAAGGTGAATGGCGCCCAGGCCGTGGTGGCCGCGTTGCGCAAGGAGGGGCTGCTCGATGACAAGCCCTTCAATGAACCCATCGAGTTCGTCGAGTTCGACCTCTGGCATTACTTCGGCCGCACGGCCAAGCACGGCGCCTACATGGGCGGCGCGGACTTCGTGCAGTGGCACGGCAACTACGAGCTGGCGCGGCTGCGCAACGAGCTGGACACCATGGCCGAGGAGCTGCGCGCCAAGGGCAAGGGTGGCTCCGGACCGGTGATGCCGGGGGATGCCAGGCAATGA
- a CDS encoding sensor histidine kinase, translating to MGARIAVVIVLSTLFSYLHMFHTLRTEALETLERHVAERATREEAIFQLAEDNHAAFNRALAERIRSLSQEEANARFERLFVRLPDGSIRNRPEGFDGTRQVGLFVPRYVPMDDWMRRRIVAGYEVLGQYGPAFLVRFKDTFLTLPEQPGLIYWPERPTYSQEAPADASVAEAEYFVGSKPENNPRRETRWTSVYKEAVSGKWVTVATTPLDMDGQYVASISHDILLEELMARTLGDHLSSAYNVIFREDGQIIAHPELDLKRAPGQSNAEAQQAHLRGILEHLKSAGAGQGAFALPGYGEYVAVARMRGTGWYFATIQPEHVVTQGALRAARIVLLLGVLSLVLELAIAYWVLRERITRPLLGFTQATARIAAGEFKVELDIQRQDELGQLARAFRVMADRIQHREEELRLANEGLEQRVEERTRELKDVHQQLVQTARRTGMAEIATNVLHNVGNVLNSVYTSSQVAKERVTEMRLEQVTRVATMLQERQSDLASFLQDERGRHLLPFLNKLGQNLVDERREVISLLDDVGRYSEHIGEIVKVQQDYARLPRMREPVLLDQLVEDSLRINSAGLSRHQVKLDRRLETLPPVLTDKHKLLMILVNLVSNAKYAMDHVPTNERLLRLELERATHDRVRIELHDNGIGIAPEMLTRIFQFGFTTRAEGHGFGLHSSALAAQELGGTLTVHSDGPGKGATFTLEIPYHPAQEGT from the coding sequence ATGGGCGCACGCATCGCGGTGGTCATCGTCCTCTCCACGCTCTTCAGCTACCTGCACATGTTCCACACCCTGCGCACCGAGGCGCTGGAGACATTGGAGCGGCACGTGGCGGAGCGCGCCACCCGGGAGGAAGCCATCTTCCAGCTCGCCGAGGACAACCACGCCGCCTTCAATCGGGCCCTGGCGGAGCGCATCCGCTCGCTCTCCCAGGAAGAGGCGAACGCCCGCTTCGAGCGCCTGTTCGTTCGTCTCCCCGACGGCAGCATCCGCAACCGTCCCGAGGGCTTCGACGGCACGCGCCAGGTGGGGCTGTTCGTTCCCCGGTACGTTCCCATGGACGACTGGATGCGCCGCCGGATCGTGGCCGGGTACGAGGTGCTCGGCCAGTACGGGCCCGCCTTCCTCGTGCGCTTCAAGGACACCTTCCTCACCCTGCCCGAGCAACCGGGCCTCATCTACTGGCCCGAGCGCCCCACCTACAGCCAGGAGGCCCCGGCGGATGCCTCGGTGGCCGAAGCGGAGTACTTCGTCGGCAGCAAGCCCGAGAACAACCCGCGGCGGGAGACGCGCTGGACCAGCGTCTACAAAGAGGCCGTCAGCGGCAAATGGGTGACCGTGGCCACCACGCCCCTGGACATGGATGGCCAGTATGTCGCGTCCATCAGCCACGACATCCTGCTCGAGGAGCTGATGGCCCGCACCCTCGGTGACCACCTGTCCTCCGCGTACAACGTCATCTTCCGCGAGGACGGCCAGATCATCGCCCATCCCGAGCTGGATCTGAAACGCGCCCCCGGGCAGAGCAACGCCGAGGCGCAGCAGGCCCACCTGCGCGGCATCCTCGAGCACCTGAAGAGCGCGGGAGCCGGGCAGGGCGCGTTCGCGCTGCCAGGGTATGGCGAGTATGTCGCCGTGGCACGCATGCGGGGCACCGGATGGTACTTCGCCACGATCCAACCCGAGCACGTGGTGACCCAGGGCGCCCTGCGCGCGGCGCGCATCGTGCTGCTGCTCGGTGTGCTGTCGCTGGTGCTCGAGCTGGCCATCGCGTACTGGGTCCTGCGCGAGCGGATCACCCGTCCCCTGCTTGGCTTCACCCAGGCCACGGCGCGCATCGCGGCGGGCGAATTCAAGGTCGAGCTGGACATCCAGCGCCAGGATGAGCTGGGACAGCTCGCCCGGGCCTTCCGCGTCATGGCCGATCGCATCCAGCACCGCGAGGAGGAGCTGCGCCTGGCCAATGAAGGGCTGGAGCAGCGGGTGGAAGAGCGCACCCGGGAGCTGAAGGACGTCCACCAGCAGCTCGTCCAGACGGCACGGCGCACGGGCATGGCGGAGATCGCCACCAACGTCTTGCACAACGTGGGCAACGTGCTCAACAGCGTCTACACCTCGTCCCAGGTCGCCAAGGAGCGCGTGACGGAGATGCGCCTGGAGCAGGTGACCCGGGTCGCCACCATGCTCCAGGAGCGCCAGTCCGACCTCGCCTCCTTCCTCCAGGACGAGCGGGGACGCCACCTGCTGCCCTTCTTGAACAAGCTCGGCCAGAACCTGGTGGACGAGCGCCGGGAGGTCATCTCCCTGCTCGATGACGTGGGCCGCTACTCCGAGCACATCGGGGAGATCGTCAAGGTGCAGCAGGACTACGCCCGGCTGCCCAGGATGCGCGAGCCCGTCCTGCTGGATCAGCTGGTGGAGGACTCGCTGCGCATCAACTCCGCGGGGCTGTCGCGGCACCAGGTGAAGCTGGATCGGCGGCTGGAGACCCTGCCGCCGGTGCTCACCGACAAGCACAAGCTGTTGATGATCCTGGTGAACCTCGTCAGCAACGCCAAGTACGCCATGGACCACGTGCCCACGAACGAGCGGCTCCTCCGCCTCGAGCTGGAACGTGCCACCCACGATCGCGTCCGCATCGAGCTGCATGACAATGGGATCGGCATCGCCCCGGAGATGCTCACCCGCATCTTCCAGTTCGGCTTCACCACCCGTGCGGAGGGACACGGCTTCGGGTTGCACTCCAGCGCCCTGGCGGCCCAGGAGCTGGGGGGAACCCTGACGGTCCACAGCGACGGCCCCGGCAAGGGCGCCACCTTCACGCTGGAAATCCCTTATCATCCTGCTCAGGAGGGGACATGA
- a CDS encoding FAD-binding oxidoreductase, whose amino-acid sequence MQTESAPSVRWSRESARHEARHAAKVERIARQLRQRRSTRPASFKKKTPPHQVPKRHDQRRQDEKIDLSDLDQVLEIDPVSMTCTAEPAVTFDEVVHATLRHGLVPIIVPEHKTITLGGAVAGCSIESMSFRQGGFHDTCLEYEIITAKGDVLRCTPDENPLVFQMIHGSFGTLGVLSKLRFRLVRAAPYVHVTYETHETLEGFQQAIWRHFTAQDADYLDGQIFSPTKHVLCVGRFSEQAPYVSRYDWLKAYCESIPRRAEDYLTVYDYLFRYDRGVTSVMPKSLVGRALFGKLVHSDSVLRAADRFHRFLPTKSPNVIVDVFVPFSRTAEFMDWYHREIKHYPVWCVPYKRTRDYEWLTPRWWAGVHDPLFLDLAVYGLKQPPGRNIYKEFEDELLEVNGTKTLISYNYYDEQTFWSLWNKETYQAVKQLTDPDNIFRDLYTKTCRAALGLGAQTPGSGGSLH is encoded by the coding sequence GTGCAGACAGAATCGGCTCCCAGCGTGCGCTGGTCACGGGAATCCGCCCGGCACGAGGCGCGTCATGCGGCGAAGGTCGAGAGGATCGCGCGGCAGTTGCGGCAGCGCCGGAGCACTCGGCCCGCTTCTTTCAAGAAGAAGACGCCGCCGCACCAGGTTCCCAAGCGCCACGACCAGCGGCGCCAGGACGAGAAGATCGACCTGAGCGACCTCGATCAGGTTCTCGAGATCGATCCCGTGTCGATGACCTGCACGGCCGAGCCCGCGGTCACCTTCGACGAGGTGGTCCACGCGACGCTGCGCCATGGGCTCGTGCCCATCATCGTCCCCGAGCACAAGACCATCACCCTCGGGGGGGCCGTGGCGGGGTGCTCCATCGAGTCCATGTCCTTCCGGCAGGGCGGCTTCCACGACACCTGCCTCGAATACGAGATCATCACCGCCAAGGGGGACGTACTGCGCTGCACCCCCGACGAGAACCCGCTCGTGTTCCAGATGATCCACGGCTCGTTCGGGACGCTCGGCGTCTTGTCGAAGCTGCGCTTCAGGCTCGTGCGCGCCGCGCCCTACGTGCACGTGACGTATGAGACCCACGAGACGCTCGAGGGCTTCCAGCAAGCCATCTGGCGCCACTTCACCGCCCAGGACGCGGACTATCTCGACGGGCAGATCTTCTCCCCGACGAAGCACGTGCTGTGCGTGGGTCGCTTCTCGGAGCAAGCGCCGTATGTGAGCCGTTACGACTGGCTCAAGGCCTACTGTGAGAGCATTCCACGCCGCGCCGAGGACTACCTCACCGTCTACGACTACCTCTTCCGCTACGACCGGGGCGTCACCTCCGTCATGCCGAAAAGCCTCGTGGGCCGGGCGCTGTTCGGCAAGCTGGTGCACTCGGACAGCGTGTTGAGGGCCGCGGACCGCTTCCACCGCTTCCTGCCGACGAAGAGCCCGAACGTCATCGTGGACGTGTTCGTTCCCTTCTCGCGCACGGCCGAGTTCATGGACTGGTACCACCGGGAGATCAAGCACTACCCGGTGTGGTGTGTACCCTACAAGCGAACGCGGGATTACGAGTGGCTCACACCCCGCTGGTGGGCCGGCGTGCACGATCCACTGTTCCTCGACCTCGCGGTCTACGGGCTCAAGCAGCCTCCAGGCCGCAACATCTACAAGGAGTTCGAGGACGAGCTGCTGGAGGTCAACGGCACCAAGACGCTCATCTCGTACAACTACTACGACGAGCAGACCTTCTGGAGCCTCTGGAACAAGGAGACCTACCAGGCCGTGAAGCAGCTCACGGACCCGGACAACATCTTCCGCGACCTCTACACGAAGACCTGCCGGGCGGCGCTCGGGCTGGGGGCTCAGACGCCTGGCTCCGGGGGCTCGCTGCACTGA
- a CDS encoding Dyp-type peroxidase: MNQSSATPAQVSVSSAPRSAELLSTREGNQQQHRIWESVQRGLIYPSPHALFATFFRQPQGRPLTKAILQQLMKDVRAAIHERWPSANTTAIVGVGFKLWQEWCAQEGTALPEGMRFLFPEAEGGSYRSTVFSRSNGTFVDSQADLWFHIKSDNPEHCPQVFAFIRERLVDQEQCLRAGPTDHQEAHSKSLHPDGKGGKVLGCRFSENLNNPTDPLTLQDQTLVGSEDPERIGASFVVAQRFLINWENLLHLSPQQIEDLVGRTTDDIIIPSRDERSHIRCARVQDAQGNTLQVLRLGLPFGETHLEHNQELIARGASKRDEAGIYFAGYARSVRVLESIMDSQIGGRSGFMRDRLLCEMRADLGGFYYIPNQRELGLEAVPVRSLEETDWKRFPGVNWNRLDRHYELRSSNGYMYYNHRDYLFRMSTLSAAEREKYQPPSPRVLQLLGTAFSRWQDNWYFDRAQRELKHLCAYVAEKYGPEKAREVMALPVMERMGWTIKVSLGDVFTSDEYGFRGRRRDAYGNWYNGADTYTLNAHELIVGALPNLGLGQGRYVIDYARKDEEIGNFFAGLGHASGVGHLVPGFQRALDLGLEGLAVDVKGRRDRESDPKKRSFYEAALLALEGVQDYCRAYARLAKKESESFREGSLERRNLLAIATRMTSLVTERPRTLLEAAQLIFTLHVCLHLIGEPTAIGRLDQMLYPFYEKDLAAGHLDAEQAQEIIDCFWLKVGEKVQLNRQFVEDHQPYGNLAMGGASGNYPQGAANNQWIQQVTVGGTVPARAGAGTPVRLGLQDGRALRQHARRARAHLHRPGRGRLHQRGAHGLQHPRGLPRGLARAGAPPVRPGSGRQHPDHHLR; this comes from the coding sequence ATGAATCAGTCGTCAGCCACGCCAGCGCAGGTGTCTGTCTCCAGCGCGCCGCGGAGCGCCGAACTGCTGTCCACGCGGGAAGGCAATCAGCAGCAGCATCGGATCTGGGAGTCCGTGCAGCGCGGCCTCATCTATCCCTCTCCGCACGCGCTGTTCGCCACCTTCTTCCGCCAGCCGCAGGGCAGGCCGCTGACCAAGGCGATCCTCCAGCAGTTGATGAAGGACGTGCGCGCGGCCATCCATGAGCGGTGGCCGAGTGCCAATACCACCGCCATCGTGGGCGTGGGCTTCAAGCTCTGGCAGGAATGGTGCGCTCAGGAGGGCACGGCGCTCCCGGAGGGGATGCGCTTCCTCTTCCCGGAAGCGGAAGGGGGGAGCTACCGCTCGACGGTCTTCTCCCGCTCCAACGGAACGTTCGTCGATTCGCAGGCAGACCTCTGGTTCCACATCAAGTCCGACAACCCGGAGCACTGCCCCCAGGTCTTCGCCTTCATCCGCGAGCGCCTGGTGGACCAGGAGCAGTGCCTGCGCGCCGGGCCCACGGATCACCAGGAAGCCCACAGCAAGTCCCTGCATCCGGATGGCAAGGGCGGCAAGGTGCTCGGCTGCCGCTTCTCCGAGAACCTCAACAATCCGACGGATCCCCTCACCCTCCAGGATCAGACCCTGGTGGGCTCCGAGGATCCCGAGCGCATCGGCGCCTCGTTCGTGGTCGCCCAGCGCTTCCTCATCAATTGGGAGAATCTGCTCCACCTGAGCCCCCAGCAGATCGAGGACCTGGTGGGCCGCACCACCGACGACATCATCATTCCCTCGCGCGACGAGCGCAGCCACATCCGGTGCGCCCGGGTGCAGGACGCCCAGGGCAACACCTTGCAGGTGCTCCGGCTGGGACTGCCCTTCGGTGAGACGCATCTGGAACACAACCAGGAACTCATCGCCCGGGGCGCCAGCAAGCGCGACGAGGCGGGCATCTACTTCGCGGGTTATGCCCGCAGCGTGCGTGTGCTGGAGTCCATCATGGACAGCCAGATCGGCGGCAGGAGCGGGTTCATGCGCGACCGGCTCCTGTGCGAGATGCGCGCTGACCTGGGCGGCTTCTATTACATTCCCAACCAGCGCGAGCTCGGACTCGAGGCCGTGCCGGTGCGCTCGCTCGAGGAGACGGACTGGAAGCGCTTCCCGGGCGTGAACTGGAACCGCCTGGACCGGCACTACGAGCTGCGCTCGTCCAACGGGTATATGTATTACAACCACCGGGACTACCTGTTCCGGATGTCCACCCTGTCGGCCGCCGAGCGCGAGAAGTACCAGCCTCCCTCGCCCCGGGTCCTCCAACTGCTGGGCACCGCCTTCTCCCGTTGGCAGGACAACTGGTATTTCGACCGCGCCCAGCGCGAGCTCAAGCACCTGTGTGCCTATGTCGCGGAGAAGTACGGCCCGGAGAAGGCCCGGGAGGTGATGGCCCTGCCCGTCATGGAGCGCATGGGCTGGACCATCAAGGTGAGCCTGGGGGATGTCTTCACGAGTGACGAGTATGGCTTCCGGGGCCGCCGCCGAGATGCGTATGGCAACTGGTACAACGGCGCCGACACCTACACCCTGAACGCCCATGAGCTCATCGTGGGCGCCCTGCCCAACCTGGGCCTCGGCCAGGGCCGCTACGTCATCGACTACGCCCGGAAGGACGAGGAGATCGGCAACTTCTTCGCCGGCTTGGGCCATGCCTCGGGCGTGGGCCACCTGGTGCCCGGCTTCCAACGCGCCCTGGACCTGGGCCTCGAGGGGCTCGCGGTCGACGTGAAGGGCCGGAGAGATCGGGAGAGCGATCCGAAGAAGCGCTCGTTCTACGAGGCGGCCCTGCTCGCGCTCGAAGGTGTCCAGGACTACTGCCGGGCCTACGCGCGGCTCGCGAAGAAGGAGTCGGAGTCCTTCCGGGAAGGCAGCCTCGAGCGGCGCAACCTGCTGGCCATCGCCACCCGGATGACCTCGCTGGTGACGGAGCGTCCCCGCACCCTGCTCGAGGCCGCCCAGCTCATCTTCACCCTGCACGTCTGCCTGCACCTCATCGGCGAGCCCACCGCCATCGGCCGGCTCGACCAGATGCTCTACCCCTTCTACGAGAAGGATCTCGCCGCCGGACACCTCGACGCCGAGCAGGCCCAGGAGATCATCGACTGCTTCTGGCTCAAGGTGGGCGAGAAGGTGCAGCTCAACCGGCAGTTCGTCGAGGACCACCAGCCCTACGGCAACCTCGCCATGGGCGGCGCCAGCGGCAACTACCCGCAAGGGGCCGCCAACAACCAGTGGATCCAACAGGTGACCGTGGGCGGCACCGTCCCTGCCCGAGCTGGTGCAGGCACTCCTGTGCGACTGGGGCTACAAGATGGACGAGCCCTTCGTCAGCACGCTCGCAGGGCCCGCGCGCATCTTCACCGGCCCGGGCGCGGACGCCTTCACCAGCGGGGCGCCCACGGACTTCAACATCCGCGAGGACTTCCCCGTGGCCTCGCTCGAGCAGGTGCTCCACCGGTTCGCCCAGGGTCAGGGCGCCAACATCCTGACCATCACCTGCGCTAA
- a CDS encoding MFS transporter, with protein sequence MPWSPWLLRVVVALGITWILDGLEVTLVGSVAGMLGDPRTLHLSESQIGFAASAYLFGAIVGALVFGRLTDSLGRKKLFLVTLAVYTGATLATAFSWGFWPFVFFRALTGAGIGGEYSAINSAIDELMPAHLRGRVDLTINSTYWLGAGLGSASTLVLLNPNVLPPELGWRVCFALGGLLGFCILFVRKHVPESPRWLLLHGREKEAEAVVAGIEAEVERSLKKPLPPAPEPRPLQVHGTVGFGTIARVLFQRHLRRSFLGLSLMVAQAFAYNAIFFTYALILGRFYGVPSEKVGLYLLPFAAGNLLGPIVLGRFFDTVGRRQMIALTYGVSGILLCVTGYAFMRGWLTATTQTALWCCVFFVASAAASSAYLTVSELFPVELRGMAIALFYAVGTAVGGLAAPAIFGALIQTGERVQVFRGYLVGGALMLLAALVAAFFGVPAEGKSLEALAEDPSLGKRSREPVHA encoded by the coding sequence ATGCCCTGGTCACCCTGGCTGTTGCGGGTGGTGGTGGCGCTGGGCATCACCTGGATCCTGGATGGGCTCGAGGTCACGCTCGTCGGTTCCGTCGCGGGCATGCTGGGAGATCCGCGCACCCTGCATCTCTCCGAAAGTCAGATTGGTTTCGCCGCCAGTGCCTATCTGTTCGGTGCCATCGTGGGCGCGCTCGTCTTCGGGCGGCTGACGGATTCGCTTGGCCGCAAGAAGCTGTTCCTCGTCACGCTCGCGGTCTACACCGGGGCCACGCTCGCCACGGCGTTCTCCTGGGGCTTCTGGCCCTTCGTGTTCTTCCGCGCCCTGACGGGGGCGGGTATTGGCGGGGAGTACTCGGCCATCAACTCCGCCATCGACGAGCTGATGCCGGCGCACCTGCGTGGCCGGGTGGACCTCACCATCAACAGCACCTACTGGCTGGGCGCGGGGTTGGGCTCCGCCTCCACGCTGGTGCTGCTCAACCCGAACGTGTTGCCGCCCGAGCTGGGGTGGCGCGTGTGCTTCGCCCTGGGTGGCCTGCTCGGCTTCTGCATCCTGTTCGTCCGCAAGCACGTGCCGGAGAGTCCGCGCTGGCTGCTGCTGCATGGGCGGGAAAAAGAGGCCGAGGCGGTCGTGGCCGGCATCGAGGCGGAGGTGGAGCGCTCGCTGAAGAAGCCGCTGCCGCCCGCGCCCGAGCCGCGGCCCCTCCAGGTGCATGGCACGGTGGGCTTCGGCACCATCGCGCGCGTGCTGTTTCAGCGGCACCTGCGCCGCTCCTTCCTCGGCCTGTCGCTGATGGTGGCCCAGGCCTTCGCCTACAACGCCATCTTCTTCACCTACGCGCTCATCCTCGGGCGCTTCTACGGCGTGCCGAGTGAGAAGGTGGGCCTGTACCTGCTGCCCTTCGCGGCGGGCAATCTGCTCGGGCCCATCGTGCTCGGCCGCTTCTTCGACACCGTGGGCCGGCGGCAGATGATTGCCCTCACCTATGGCGTCTCCGGCATCCTCCTGTGCGTCACCGGTTATGCCTTCATGCGCGGGTGGCTCACGGCCACCACCCAGACGGCGCTCTGGTGCTGCGTCTTCTTCGTGGCCTCCGCCGCGGCGAGCTCCGCCTACCTCACGGTGAGCGAGCTGTTCCCGGTCGAACTGCGCGGCATGGCCATCGCCCTCTTCTACGCGGTGGGCACCGCGGTGGGAGGCCTGGCGGCGCCGGCCATCTTCGGGGCGCTCATCCAGACGGGCGAGCGCGTGCAGGTCTTCCGGGGCTATCTGGTGGGCGGTGCGCTCATGCTGCTGGCCGCGCTCGTCGCCGCCTTCTTCGGCGTACCCGCCGAGGGCAAATCGCTCGAGGCGCTCGCGGAGGATCCCTCGCTGGGCAAGCGCTCCCGCGAGCCCGTTCACGCCTGA